From a region of the [Eubacterium] eligens ATCC 27750 genome:
- a CDS encoding response regulator produces the protein MFCQLFGKFLIEKEIIDRDKYKSIMERLAESRAKLGVIAVADGIITDKQANEINHLQTTKDARFGEIAVGEGYMTEEQLDVLLKKQGSAYAIFLSVLSEAADISVSKVDELLKEFQKEHGFTDEDMDGLKNDDLEQIVPIFAFSSKSYVTDICRLALANIERFVTSDFYIDRIKHISQLEYRCLAGQKLEGDLDIIVGFASVGEQTAIVDIANGFSHSNISNLGIEVYDAIGEFTNCISGLFATALSKKGSMLEITPQFAYENQFAKGDAYVLPIHIHDSEVLLFISASDETKAGDMPVVRKIMAKAGGEVTLDSKGTVVIVDDSGMSRKILRDILEEAGYAVLAEATDGLEGVLAYKTYYPDIITLDITMPNMDGTEALKEIKAYDSNAKVIMITAAGQQHKVIEALKLGAKRFITKPFDKEEILKNIEEVLEG, from the coding sequence ATGTTTTGTCAATTATTTGGTAAATTTCTTATCGAAAAAGAGATTATAGACAGGGATAAGTACAAATCTATAATGGAAAGACTTGCTGAATCAAGAGCAAAGCTTGGTGTAATTGCTGTAGCTGATGGTATTATTACTGACAAACAGGCGAATGAAATTAATCATTTACAGACAACAAAGGATGCAAGATTTGGTGAAATCGCTGTTGGAGAGGGTTATATGACTGAAGAACAGTTAGATGTTCTTCTTAAAAAGCAGGGAAGTGCTTATGCAATATTCCTTTCTGTTCTTTCAGAAGCAGCAGATATATCAGTATCGAAGGTTGATGAGCTTCTTAAGGAATTCCAGAAGGAGCATGGTTTTACTGATGAGGATATGGATGGTCTTAAGAATGATGATTTAGAACAGATTGTTCCAATATTTGCCTTTTCATCAAAGTCATATGTAACTGATATATGCAGGCTTGCACTTGCTAATATTGAAAGATTTGTAACATCTGATTTCTATATAGACAGAATTAAGCATATTTCACAGCTTGAATACAGATGTCTTGCTGGTCAGAAATTAGAAGGTGACCTTGATATTATTGTTGGTTTTGCAAGTGTTGGTGAACAGACAGCTATAGTTGATATAGCTAATGGATTCTCTCATAGTAATATATCTAATCTTGGAATAGAAGTATACGATGCTATAGGTGAATTTACTAATTGTATAAGCGGATTGTTTGCAACAGCACTTTCTAAGAAGGGCAGCATGTTAGAGATTACTCCACAGTTTGCTTATGAAAATCAGTTTGCCAAAGGAGATGCTTATGTACTTCCTATTCATATCCATGACAGTGAAGTTCTGCTTTTCATATCTGCCTCTGATGAAACCAAAGCTGGAGATATGCCTGTTGTAAGAAAGATTATGGCAAAAGCAGGTGGAGAAGTGACATTAGACAGCAAAGGAACAGTAGTTATCGTTGATGATTCAGGAATGTCAAGAAAGATTCTGCGTGATATTCTTGAAGAGGCCGGTTACGCTGTATTAGCTGAAGCAACTGACGGATTAGAGGGTGTACTTGCTTATAAGACATATTACCCTGATATAATTACACTTGATATTACAATGCCTAACATGGATGGTACAGAAGCTCTTAAAGAAATTAAGGCTTATGACTCTAATGCCAAAGTAATTATGATAACTGCTGCCGGACAGCAGCATAAAGTAATTGAGGCTCTTAAGCTTGGTGCTAAACGATTTATTACCAAGCCATTTGATAAAGAAGAGATTCTTAAGAATATTGAAGAAGTTCTTGAGGGTTAA
- the gltS gene encoding sodium/glutamate symporter, translating into MKVQLDMYQTLAIAVLVLLLGSYLRKKIKFLERFCIPAPVVGGLLFAIFTCICYVTHILEFSFDDTLKEVCMVFFFTSVGFQANLKVLKKGGKSMVIFLGLVIVLIFIQNGVAVGLSKVIGLDSLIGMCTGSIPMVGGHGTAGAFGPVLEDFNVKGATTICTAAATFGLIFGSLVGGPLGKRLIEKKNLLDTAIPEDDSLLIEDEKKHERHSRMYASAVFQLIIAIGIGTIFSWALTKTGLTFPIYIGAMIAAALMRNIAEYAGNGKLVIHMGEINDLGGISLSLFLGMAMITLKLWQLASLALPLVILLGAQIIVIVLFTYFIVFNIMGKDYDAAVLVAGTCGFGMGATPNAMANMQAVCDKYVPSVKAYLLIPLIGSLFADFLNSLVITFFINIL; encoded by the coding sequence ATGAAGGTTCAGTTAGATATGTATCAGACGCTGGCTATTGCGGTACTTGTACTGCTTCTAGGCAGCTATTTACGAAAGAAAATTAAATTCCTTGAAAGGTTCTGTATACCGGCACCTGTTGTAGGAGGACTGTTGTTTGCTATATTTACATGTATATGTTATGTTACTCATATATTAGAGTTTTCATTTGATGACACACTTAAAGAAGTATGCATGGTATTCTTTTTTACATCCGTAGGATTTCAGGCTAATCTTAAAGTACTTAAAAAGGGCGGAAAATCTATGGTGATATTTTTAGGATTAGTTATAGTACTTATATTTATACAGAATGGTGTTGCAGTAGGTTTATCTAAGGTTATTGGGCTTGATTCACTTATAGGAATGTGTACAGGCTCAATACCTATGGTTGGCGGACATGGTACTGCGGGTGCATTTGGACCGGTACTTGAAGATTTTAATGTTAAGGGTGCAACGACAATATGTACTGCTGCAGCTACATTTGGTCTTATATTTGGAAGTCTTGTAGGAGGACCATTAGGCAAGAGACTTATTGAGAAGAAAAACCTTTTAGATACAGCAATTCCAGAGGATGACAGTCTTCTTATTGAAGACGAAAAGAAGCATGAAAGACATTCCAGAATGTATGCATCAGCCGTATTCCAGCTAATTATTGCTATTGGTATAGGAACTATTTTTTCATGGGCTCTTACGAAGACAGGACTTACTTTTCCTATATACATCGGGGCCATGATTGCAGCTGCGCTTATGCGTAACATTGCAGAATATGCAGGAAATGGAAAGCTTGTTATTCATATGGGAGAAATTAATGACCTTGGAGGTATAAGTTTATCATTATTTCTTGGAATGGCTATGATTACACTTAAGTTATGGCAGCTTGCATCACTAGCTCTTCCGCTTGTTATACTTCTTGGTGCACAGATAATTGTTATTGTTTTATTTACATATTTTATTGTATTCAATATTATGGGAAAAGATTACGATGCAGCAGTTCTTGTTGCAGGTACATGTGGATTTGGAATGGGAGCAACGCCTAATGCCATGGCAAATATGCAGGCAGTATGTGACAAATATGTTCCATCAGTTAAGGCTTATCTGTTAATACCACTTATAGGAAGTCTTTTTGCAGATTTCCTGAATAGTCTGGTTATAACTTTTTTTATCAATATATTATAA
- a CDS encoding TAXI family TRAP transporter solute-binding subunit — MKKILCVLMSCLLFVMAGCSGHSKNLKFGAADIGGVYYSFASTFTQLADKEIDGYTFETKTTAGSVANLRLISDGYIDLAIVQADLLSDAYNATGTFADKKYQKGYKAVASLYTECCQIVVRKDSGITGIDDLINKTVSVGASESGSEKNAEQILKMSGITDELINKVNMDYTEAAEKLKAGEIDAFFCTAGTRTEVIGQLSKECDICLISLDDKCIDKMLSAYSLCEKYTIPAGTYNGQDSDVTTIGVKAVLIAKQSLSDDVIKNVTKTIYEHADDFKYATSLDISFDINTAADGVDIPFHSGAAAYYTERGINVLTE; from the coding sequence ATGAAGAAAATATTATGTGTATTAATGTCCTGTTTATTGTTTGTGATGGCAGGATGTAGCGGGCATAGTAAGAATTTGAAATTTGGTGCAGCAGATATAGGCGGAGTGTATTATTCATTTGCAAGCACGTTTACACAGTTGGCAGATAAAGAGATTGATGGATATACATTTGAAACAAAGACTACTGCTGGTTCGGTTGCTAATTTAAGGCTTATATCTGATGGGTATATAGACCTTGCTATTGTCCAGGCAGATCTGTTAAGTGATGCATATAATGCAACTGGTACATTTGCTGATAAAAAATACCAGAAGGGTTACAAAGCGGTTGCTTCCCTTTATACAGAATGCTGCCAGATTGTTGTAAGGAAAGATTCTGGAATCACAGGTATTGATGACCTGATTAATAAAACTGTAAGTGTCGGTGCATCAGAGTCAGGATCTGAAAAGAATGCAGAGCAGATATTAAAGATGAGTGGAATTACTGACGAGCTTATTAATAAGGTCAATATGGATTATACAGAAGCTGCTGAAAAACTTAAAGCTGGAGAAATTGATGCATTTTTCTGTACAGCAGGAACAAGAACAGAAGTTATTGGACAGTTATCTAAGGAATGTGACATATGTCTTATAAGTCTTGATGACAAATGCATAGACAAGATGTTATCAGCGTATTCTCTCTGTGAAAAATATACTATTCCGGCAGGAACTTATAATGGTCAGGATTCTGATGTGACAACTATTGGTGTTAAGGCAGTTCTGATTGCAAAGCAGTCACTCTCAGACGATGTTATTAAGAATGTGACTAAGACAATATATGAGCATGCTGATGATTTTAAGTATGCTACATCTCTTGATATTTCATTTGATATAAATACGGCGGCTGATGGAGTAGATATTCCGTTCCATTCAGGTGCAGCAGCTTATTATACAGAGCGTGGCATCAATGTTTTGACAGAATAA
- the alr gene encoding alanine racemase: MDSTLRRTWAEIDMDALAHNYETLRKRIGENVKFLGVVKADAYGHGSVQVSRLLQESGADYLAVSSIDEAVELRHNGITMPVLILGHTPKEEVSELIKNNITQAVTCRAKALEYSEEAVKCGGTLKIHIKVDTGMSRLGYLCDGDYFESGVEGICEGCTLPGLDAEGIFTHFAVSDEFGEEYESYTKHQFELFTSVIDEVEKKLGKKFKIRHCANTGAVARYPETWLDMVRPGLLLYGYGDFAQELGLKPVMSLKTTVSTIKTYPAGTAISYGGIYKTDRKTRMGVVPYGYADGYFRCLSNRYELMTEEGPAPQRGKICMDMCMIDLTDKMNVDVGSEVEIFGKANPIEHMAQLAGTIPYELTCAVSKRVPRMYIKDGKVYEKELLLRG; encoded by the coding sequence ATGGATTCAACATTAAGAAGAACATGGGCTGAAATAGATATGGATGCACTTGCACATAATTATGAAACATTACGGAAAAGAATTGGAGAAAATGTTAAGTTTTTAGGCGTTGTAAAAGCGGATGCTTACGGACATGGTTCTGTACAGGTAAGCAGACTTTTACAGGAGTCCGGAGCAGATTATCTTGCAGTAAGCAGTATAGATGAAGCTGTAGAATTAAGACATAATGGTATTACAATGCCGGTTCTTATACTTGGACATACACCTAAGGAAGAAGTATCTGAACTTATTAAGAATAATATAACACAGGCTGTAACATGCAGGGCTAAGGCACTTGAATACAGTGAGGAAGCTGTTAAATGTGGTGGTACATTAAAGATTCATATTAAAGTTGATACAGGAATGTCAAGACTTGGATATCTGTGTGACGGAGATTATTTTGAAAGTGGTGTTGAAGGAATATGTGAAGGCTGTACTCTTCCAGGTCTTGATGCTGAGGGAATATTCACACATTTTGCAGTATCTGATGAATTTGGAGAAGAATATGAAAGCTATACTAAGCATCAGTTTGAATTGTTTACCAGTGTGATTGATGAAGTTGAGAAAAAACTTGGAAAGAAATTCAAGATAAGACACTGTGCCAATACAGGTGCTGTTGCAAGATATCCTGAAACATGGCTTGACATGGTAAGACCAGGACTTCTGCTCTATGGATATGGAGATTTTGCACAGGAGCTTGGACTTAAGCCTGTTATGTCACTTAAGACAACAGTAAGCACAATCAAGACTTACCCTGCCGGAACAGCAATAAGCTATGGAGGAATATACAAGACTGACAGAAAGACAAGAATGGGAGTTGTTCCTTATGGATATGCTGATGGATATTTCAGATGCCTTTCTAACAGATATGAACTTATGACAGAAGAAGGTCCTGCTCCACAGAGAGGCAAGATATGTATGGATATGTGCATGATTGATCTTACAGATAAAATGAATGTTGACGTTGGTAGTGAAGTAGAGATATTTGGTAAGGCTAATCCTATTGAGCATATGGCACAGCTTGCAGGAACAATTCCTTATGAGCTTACATGTGCAGTAAGTAAGCGTGTCCCTAGAATGTACATAAAGGATGGCAAAGTTTATGAAAAAGAATTATTGTTAAGAGGATAA
- a CDS encoding response regulator transcription factor translates to MRILLVEDDRSLSRAVSTILQKNNYSVDCVENGQMALDYLEEDIYDAVIMDIMMPVMDGITALKNLRKCGSNIPVLMLTAKTEIDDKVEGLDNGANDYLTKPFDTRELLARIRVLTRSEKQQDNVITLGNISLNTTTCELSSPSGSFLLTNKEYQMMLMFMNNKTQVISAEHFMEKIWDSESDSDISTVWTYISYLRRKLEALKSDYSIATRRNMGYYLKNNN, encoded by the coding sequence ATGAGAATATTATTAGTTGAAGATGACCGCTCATTATCAAGGGCCGTATCAACTATATTACAGAAGAATAATTATTCTGTTGACTGCGTTGAAAATGGTCAGATGGCCCTTGATTATCTAGAAGAAGATATATATGATGCTGTAATTATGGATATTATGATGCCGGTAATGGATGGAATTACAGCTTTAAAGAATTTAAGAAAATGTGGCAGCAACATTCCGGTTCTTATGCTTACTGCAAAGACTGAAATAGATGATAAAGTAGAAGGGCTTGATAATGGTGCTAACGATTATCTTACCAAACCATTTGACACAAGGGAACTGCTTGCAAGAATCCGTGTACTTACACGCTCTGAAAAACAACAAGATAATGTTATTACACTTGGAAATATTTCGCTGAACACAACTACATGTGAATTATCTTCTCCTTCAGGTTCATTTCTTCTTACTAATAAGGAATATCAGATGATGCTGATGTTCATGAATAATAAAACTCAGGTTATTTCGGCAGAACATTTTATGGAGAAAATCTGGGACAGTGAATCTGATTCTGATATCAGCACCGTATGGACTTATATATCTTATCTCAGGAGAAAACTTGAAGCTTTAAAGTCTGATTATTCTATTGCTACAAGAAGAAATATGGGATATTATTTAAAAAATAACAACTAA
- a CDS encoding sensor histidine kinase, producing MSKNNKASNYNEKMLTRLRIQFIVLSMAVVIIMQGFIVYTSVRNTYNKMVAKSDHLVSSIYINILDKKPIKADARYFYITFDKDNRPRTINIDNISDISEDEALAIYYEAYETGELDGFYNGYRYCIYEKEKRTIAVFVLRSNMIDDVKKTAVSLIESSCAGIAVMLLILIFTSKLIVMPIAKAHRKQKEFITSASHELKTPITVIRADADILQMDNPDNEWIEDIKKQAENLTAMTNSLVSLARMDERNGHIKRVVFPVSDLAEEAVRSYNALALDSGKHFTYDITPDLTCCGDASSVRQLFTILLDNAFKYSSGKGNIDFKLSSSGSYIVLIVSNDVDNIDKNLTDRMFDRFYRADSTSAKITGYGLGLSIAKAIVSEHNGSIKAKMDGSQRIIIKAQLHIK from the coding sequence ATGTCAAAAAATAATAAAGCATCTAATTATAATGAGAAAATGCTTACCCGCTTAAGAATACAATTTATAGTTCTTTCAATGGCAGTTGTAATAATTATGCAGGGATTTATAGTGTATACAAGTGTCAGAAACACATACAATAAGATGGTCGCTAAATCCGACCATCTTGTTTCGTCTATATATATTAATATTTTAGATAAGAAGCCAATTAAAGCAGATGCCAGGTATTTCTATATTACATTTGATAAAGATAACCGCCCCAGAACCATTAATATCGATAACATATCTGATATTTCTGAAGATGAGGCTTTGGCAATATATTATGAGGCATATGAGACAGGCGAACTTGATGGATTTTACAATGGTTACAGATATTGCATATATGAAAAAGAGAAACGTACAATTGCTGTATTCGTACTTCGAAGTAATATGATAGATGATGTTAAGAAAACAGCTGTTTCGCTTATAGAATCATCATGTGCAGGTATTGCGGTTATGCTCCTGATTCTTATATTTACTTCAAAGCTTATCGTCATGCCTATTGCAAAAGCACACCGCAAGCAGAAAGAATTCATAACCTCTGCAAGTCATGAGCTTAAGACTCCGATTACAGTAATAAGAGCTGATGCTGATATATTACAGATGGATAATCCTGATAATGAATGGATTGAAGATATAAAGAAACAGGCAGAAAATCTTACAGCTATGACTAACAGTCTTGTATCACTTGCAAGAATGGATGAGCGCAACGGTCATATAAAACGTGTGGTTTTTCCTGTTTCTGACCTTGCAGAAGAAGCTGTGCGCTCTTATAATGCACTTGCACTTGATTCAGGTAAACATTTTACCTACGATATTACACCTGACCTTACATGCTGCGGTGACGCATCATCAGTACGGCAGCTATTTACAATTCTTCTTGATAACGCATTTAAATATTCATCAGGTAAAGGTAACATAGACTTTAAATTATCTTCTTCAGGAAGCTATATTGTTTTAATCGTAAGCAATGATGTTGATAATATTGATAAGAACCTTACTGACAGAATGTTTGACAGATTCTACAGGGCTGATTCAACATCCGCTAAGATAACCGGATATGGTCTTGGTCTTTCAATTGCAAAGGCTATTGTTTCCGAGCATAACGGAAGTATTAAAGCCAAAATGGATGGTTCTCAAAGAATTATTATTAAAGCACAGCTTCATATTAAATAA
- a CDS encoding rhomboid family intramembrane serine protease — MEPDYNNNYHNSYQSSFQPNGFDDLHLDDEVYEIKSDRINPEDFYQHSQKKQYSEVSLRNMPVVLIIILANLLAGIMCIIAGSDHFETGGLNYQYIHNNKEYIRLLTYMFLHANLPHFINNMVALYLFGSRLEPRVGSLRTAIIYFGSGLASGLVSVYVSHLINPDVIRFAAGASGAIFGVMCATLFTNFSSKTDSNKTTVIVSIALIVVYALISNGANVDILGHLGGGIAGGILVFILYHDSLDGAFSGTVSTLLAVILTLIICFIGVTRAGIGTKASAMQDSRIDTVKEQQIFQDESITFGECLDNKCTDPEWTIFSSTDNKKVVEFNGKVVYNNMNSSLKIQFTYDESISYWTINYMGLNGTAMDSNGAALLLNYLCSDYLN, encoded by the coding sequence ATGGAACCAGATTACAATAACAACTATCATAACAGCTATCAAAGCAGTTTTCAGCCCAATGGATTTGATGACCTTCATCTTGATGATGAAGTATACGAGATTAAATCTGACAGAATTAATCCTGAAGATTTTTATCAACACAGTCAAAAGAAACAATATTCAGAAGTCAGTCTCAGGAACATGCCTGTTGTGCTTATTATAATCCTTGCCAATCTGCTTGCAGGCATTATGTGCATAATAGCAGGCAGTGATCATTTTGAAACAGGTGGACTTAATTACCAGTATATTCATAATAATAAAGAATATATAAGGCTTCTGACTTATATGTTCCTGCATGCTAATTTGCCACATTTTATTAATAATATGGTTGCTCTGTATCTATTCGGCTCAAGACTTGAACCCCGTGTCGGTTCTCTTCGTACTGCAATTATATATTTCGGTTCAGGACTTGCATCAGGCCTTGTATCTGTATATGTATCACACCTTATCAATCCCGATGTAATCCGCTTTGCTGCAGGTGCATCAGGTGCAATATTCGGTGTAATGTGTGCAACACTTTTTACTAATTTCAGTTCAAAAACTGATTCTAATAAGACAACTGTAATCGTATCTATTGCATTAATTGTTGTATATGCTCTTATATCTAATGGTGCAAATGTAGATATCCTCGGTCATCTCGGTGGTGGGATAGCAGGTGGTATTCTTGTATTCATTCTGTACCATGACAGTTTAGATGGTGCATTTTCAGGAACAGTTTCAACACTTCTTGCTGTCATACTCACATTAATAATATGTTTTATCGGTGTGACACGCGCAGGCATTGGTACTAAAGCCAGCGCAATGCAGGATTCAAGAATCGATACAGTAAAAGAACAACAGATATTTCAGGATGAATCTATAACCTTTGGTGAATGTCTGGATAACAAATGTACAGATCCCGAATGGACTATTTTCAGTTCTACTGATAATAAAAAAGTTGTAGAATTCAACGGTAAAGTAGTATATAATAACATGAATTCTTCATTGAAGATTCAATTCACATATGATGAATCCATCAGTTACTGGACAATTAACTATATGGGACTAAATGGTACTGCAATGGATAGTAATGGTGCAGCTCTGCTTCTTAATTATCTGTGCAGCGATTATTTAAATTAG
- a CDS encoding GH25 family lysozyme — translation MSKLFNSDDDDFGYLDDSIHINWKKLLPAIIIVAAAVIALIIVLIVSFGHRGKKVPANASSTEETSSVSETDTDGNNTLSDKDEKEQDPQYSDNDGAMNQDAGNGASVILSNNTNETSDITIGVDVSKFQGTIDWAQAASSGVDFAMIRVGYRAQKTGVIYADTNAKYNMQQAAANGIKVGAYFFSSAVNEAEAIEEADWVADFIADYSITYPVAFDCEGFNTSESRQKSMTKAERTAVAAAFLQEIYDKGYTPMFYAASSELTNNSQWNTASLEQSFKIWVAQYPSTPYPETPSTSYAGTYSMWQYTNQGRVAGIGTNVDINVAYFGYSESNSSLSGETAAAASPDVEAGMVFTSVNDTVTAKDEVRLRDKPSQDTDATVITTLVNGETITRTGTSSSGWSRLVYNGQTVYAVTSYLTTDLTPKATESPTTGFNTKFTDCNDTVTPKEEVNLRNKPSVTDADSVVVATAKKGELFTRTGYNTEVGWSRVVYNGQTLYCVTSLLSIQ, via the coding sequence ATGTCTAAGCTGTTTAATTCTGATGACGATGATTTTGGATATCTTGATGATTCTATTCATATTAACTGGAAGAAATTACTGCCTGCAATCATAATTGTTGCAGCAGCAGTAATTGCATTAATAATTGTACTTATTGTTTCTTTCGGTCATAGAGGGAAAAAAGTACCTGCAAATGCATCTTCAACCGAAGAGACTTCGTCTGTCAGTGAAACAGATACCGACGGCAATAATACTTTAAGTGATAAGGACGAGAAAGAACAGGATCCTCAGTATTCCGACAATGATGGAGCAATGAATCAGGATGCAGGTAATGGTGCTTCTGTAATTCTTTCCAACAACACTAATGAAACATCAGATATCACTATCGGCGTAGATGTTTCCAAATTTCAGGGAACTATAGACTGGGCACAGGCTGCTTCATCAGGTGTTGATTTTGCAATGATAAGAGTTGGCTACAGGGCGCAGAAAACAGGCGTTATCTATGCTGACACCAATGCAAAGTATAACATGCAGCAGGCTGCCGCTAACGGAATCAAAGTCGGAGCATACTTCTTCTCCTCAGCAGTTAATGAAGCTGAAGCTATTGAAGAAGCAGACTGGGTTGCAGATTTTATAGCAGATTACAGCATAACTTACCCTGTAGCATTTGACTGCGAGGGCTTCAACACATCTGAAAGCAGACAGAAGAGCATGACAAAGGCTGAAAGAACTGCCGTAGCTGCTGCATTTTTACAGGAAATATATGATAAAGGCTATACACCTATGTTCTATGCCGCTTCATCTGAGCTTACCAATAACAGCCAGTGGAACACTGCCAGTCTTGAACAATCATTTAAGATATGGGTTGCACAATATCCGTCAACGCCTTATCCTGAGACTCCATCCACATCATATGCAGGAACATACAGCATGTGGCAGTATACTAATCAGGGCAGGGTAGCAGGAATTGGTACAAATGTTGATATTAACGTTGCATATTTTGGTTATTCTGAAAGTAACAGCTCTCTAAGTGGTGAAACTGCAGCTGCCGCATCGCCAGATGTAGAAGCAGGCATGGTATTCACGTCTGTTAATGATACCGTTACTGCCAAAGATGAAGTAAGGCTTCGTGACAAGCCTAGTCAGGATACAGATGCAACAGTAATTACAACTCTTGTTAATGGTGAAACAATTACACGGACTGGAACAAGCAGCAGCGGCTGGTCAAGACTTGTATACAATGGACAGACTGTATACGCTGTTACAAGTTACTTAACAACAGACCTTACACCTAAAGCAACAGAAAGTCCTACAACCGGATTTAACACGAAATTCACAGACTGTAACGATACTGTAACTCCTAAGGAAGAGGTTAATCTTAGGAATAAGCCTAGTGTGACAGATGCAGATTCTGTTGTTGTTGCAACTGCTAAAAAAGGCGAGCTTTTTACCAGAACCGGTTATAATACTGAGGTTGGCTGGTCAAGGGTTGTATATAACGGACAGACACTTTACTGTGTTACAAGCCTGCTTTCTATCCAATAA